The Musa acuminata AAA Group cultivar baxijiao unplaced genomic scaffold, Cavendish_Baxijiao_AAA HiC_scaffold_1137, whole genome shotgun sequence genome segment CGCAGCCGCGGGATTCAGTTGGAAGCCGTGCCTCTATTTCGCCAGAGGTTACTGCAAGGACGGGACCGCGTGTCGCTTCCTCCATGATCTGCCGGACGAGACCGTCGCGGCGGTAGCTGCGGGCGCGAGAATGGACGCTGCGGTGGAGCAGCAGTGCCAGGAGCTGCTGCTGAGATCTAAGAGCCAGAGGATCGGGGGCGGCGGGGCGTCGCAGCTGACTGCGTCGGCCTTCCCTTACTCCCCGCTTGGTTCCCTGCCCTCCTCTCCATCATCCACGAGCAAATGCCTCGACTTCCTGCTCCAGCAGCAGCCAAGCGATAGCCCAAGGCAGCAATTCCTTTCGCTAACGTTTTTGCACCTTTCTTCGGCATTTTGTCTGTCGACAGTGGAAGCTAAGAAGCTTTGGTCCTTCACAGGgccgcagcggcggcggcggcagcagcgctaATGCGAACGAGGATGGAGAGGGGCGATTTCGCAGGGATGGCCAATCCTGGGTCGAGGCAGATCTACTTAACCTTCCCCGCAGACAGCACCTTCACCGAAGAAGACGTCTCCAACTACTTCAGGTTGGTTCTTACTCGTTCTCTCAGGTAGATCAGCTTCCGAGCTCAATCATCAGTCCAAATCTCTCTGATCTCTGCTTCAATCTTCGTCGTTCGAATCGGAAGCATCTACGGGCCAGTACAGGACGTGCGGATCCCGTTCCAGCAGAAGCGAATGTTTGGGTTCGTCACCTTCGTCTACCCCGAGACGGTGAAGCTGATCCTGGCTAAAGGAAATCCCCACTTCGTCTGCGATGCTCGGGTTCTCGTCAAGCCTtacaaggagaaggggaaggtccCCGACAAGTGCAGgcactcttcttcctcctccttccatcAAATGCTCGTTTCCGTTGCTCATCGCTGCCTACGATGAATGATGTGTTCCCCTGCTCTCATTCAGGAAGCCGCAACAGCAGCAGACTGAGAGGGGCGACTTCGCTGCATGTACGACTCCTACCGGCCTGGAATCCAGAGATCAATTTGACCTTCAACAGCTTGGTTAGATTCTTAGATCTTCTTCTGGTCGTTCTGCTCGTTTCTCTTTAGCTTTTACCGAAGCTTAAGCTGGATGACGTAGTAGCAGCAGCAAGGATGCTGTACAACAGCGGCAGCAGCAGTCAGGAGCTACTGCTGCGGAGGAAGCTGGAGGAGCAGCAGCAAGCGCTGGAACTGCAGCAGGCCATCGAGCTGCACGCGAGGAGACTCATGAATCTCCAGCTCCTCGACCTCAAGAACCGGACTCTGTGCTCCTCAGCCCCCGCCTCCGTCAACTCTCCCACCATCAAAGCTGCTCCAGCAATCACTATACCTACAGCCGATACcccgagcagcagcggcggcagcagcagcagcagccaagaACAATCACCAACCGGAGGTGAGCTGGGTCATGATGAACAAATAGTTACCGGTGAATTGTTTCTTTGTTTAGAAGTTGGGAATTTCTCGGCGGCGCAAGTCAATCCTGTTTGCTTGGTATGAGCAGTCCAGAAGATGAACAGCTGCAATGGCTTCCGCGAACACAAGACGGTCAACTCTGCTGATAAGAAGGAATCTGGTGATGAGGCAAACCCCAACAAGGATGGCGATATCCATGAAAGGTAATATACCATTAAACAATCCAAACCCATTGCCTCTTTCGATCTCTACATTGTGATTTCTTCTCCTGTCGATGCCATGACTGAATTGTTTCGGTTTGCAAACCATGGATGCAGCGCCGAGCATAACTTGCCCGATAGCCCCTTCGCCTCGCCTAAAAAATCTTCGATCGTGCCCGATCCTTTCTCCGTCCCTGAAATGGAGATGGCAGCTGCCACTGCTGCTTCCGTGAACGATAGTAGCAGCAGCAACACCTACCTGATTGCCTCTACATTGCCACCATCCTCTTCCACGTTGGACATGGCTTCCCACAAATCATGCTTCTTCCAAATGCCAAGGTAAGATGATTAGTTTGATGTTCTCTTCATGCGGATGGAAGGATGTTACAGTCCATTTCTGGTTCTTCATATGCCAGGGTCTCCTCCACTCATGGAGCCATTGGAATGTAGAGTTGGTAATGAGGAAGCCCTCCATGGATCACAGTGAGAATCAAACAGTCAAATAATATGCAGGTTATGGGAGTTGCTTATCGTTGATCTTAGAATGTTTTCTTGCAGGAAAAAGCAATGAGGAGTTTGATTGTAACCTTCTATAGTGTAAGCTACTAAGCTCCATAGGTAATCCATTCTATGCCACAGCACAAGGTCATGGAAAGGAGCAGCTTCAGTAACCAGAATCAGCTATATACTActactgctactactactacCATCTGCCACTACTGCAGCTTCTCATCACCATCCAATCCATTAAGATACTCCACCATCTCACAGACACCAAACAGAAGAAGAGAACAGGAAAGGACAAACAGCAGACTGATTTCTGTAAAGGATAGCTCAGTAAGAGATAAAAGCAGCACAGAGAAGGAGGTGACCAACAAAAAGAGACTAGGTGTGATCATTTCCCTGCTGCCTGCTTGTAGAGTGGTCTCTTCTACCTCCCACCTCCCTTTGGTTGCTTTTTGCCATCTCTAATTGTGACAAACATATAGACAAAGAAATGTGTTCAGATAGTCATAAATATGTAGTTCTGCATTCCTCTATCCCTTCCTTGTCTATAATTTGGTACTCAAATAAATATTTGAGATAGCTTAccacacaaattttttttttttaagataaaaacaagttcactaAAATTGGGAATATGAATccattttatcattaaaaatttCAGTAATCTATTATTGAATTGATAAAaaagttatatattttttatattcttaacctaaaaaagttattttcttgaaGGTCAAATTAATATTTCACCTACTATTCTTTCATTATTTAGATTCTAAAGCCGGAGGATTTGTTGTATTAATTATTGGAGATAGAGGAGCAAAGAAGaaatagaatactacgatacgagtaaaaagaatctttTCGACTCAAGAAAATTGACAAGAACAGTTATGgtcttatttataggacctagtggtaattgtcctataactactagatcatgattgaaacGAGATAGTTATTGAAATTATTCGGTAACTACTAGATTATCATAATTatttagataactatgaatcaaattttaatattaataacaTTGTTAATATTAGATCAAGTCGATGCAATCACTGTATCAGATTCCTCATTCATGGTTGGTACAACAACATAAATAAACAAAGGAGTTGCTTGTGACCGCTCCTTCTTCCTGCGCCTTCCGAGAAATAGAGGAAGAAGACGGAGGAGCCGCTGCTGCCGGCTCTCTGCCTCCATGTGCACTCACTCATGTGCTCTCTACTCCACATCTCTTTCTTCTCCCCAACATGTCTgtcatgagaagaagaagaacatagaCAAGTGTGCATATGATCCTGTAAATCTTGATGTCAGATCATCTTTTAATTTGGCatgcattaatatatatataacgtAGGTTGATTCTATAACGAGTGAAAACAAAATCATAGCTTGTCTGTTTCCTTATGTTTGATCCATTTCGATCCAtgtcttttcttattttattttgaatccaCACTTGGCTTTTGTAAGTTAGATTACCTGAATGCAATCAGTTTAATATCTATTATTTGAATTATGCAAGAAACGCTAATCACTCTATGTTTTATTAGCATGATTACTGCTAATAAAAGTTTTGATTGCTGCTTTTGGATGAACAGCAAAGAAAGGCTTCCTCTATGGAATATTAATTATTTGGACCTACCGCATGATCTTCAAAGATGAAAGAGAAACCGAGCCAATGGTTTGTATTGGCCACGATGTTAATTATTAATTGGACGTAACAGAGTTATtgatttgatttatttttaaaatattttatatgtaaaattgaaaaaaaaatctaatacgaAACGAGTGCGATAATAAAGACTAATCGAGAAGCTGGACTAAAAAAGATGTTTATTTAGGGAGTTTTGATCTGAATTCGCAAGATAATTTGGTTGGAGGCAAAATTtaatgattatttaattttttatatatatatttttaaaacttatatttatgatatgatcCATTTAATACTTAAGTTAGTGCATGTTTATATTAGACAAAAGATGAAGATGATGTGTTCAGAAAATTAGATATAAGGTTATACTttggagaaattttttttttataatattcattCTATAATTGATGTCAGTTTAGAATGATCTGATATCCTAacgagaaaatatttatttttatactttGCTAATGTGGCACATTATCATTTTGAGTTAATTAGGCTATTTATTCTTCCTTGATTATGCTTCGCATTAAGGTGTTTATCCATGCCAAAGCATAATATTCTTATCGAGAATTAAATAGTTATCACTTATATTAAAAGTGGTTAGAGGATGCTCCAAATGGATTTGTTCAAGATAGATAATTCATATACGATGAATGTTTTCCTAGCTAAGGTGTATCAAATGCATTAACGATTATATCTAAAGTAGATGCATTATGTGTAGGGAGATGTTTTGACTTATTAGATGTATTAGATGCtttgatattgatatcttgaGATGAATGTATCACATATATGGAAATGTTTTATCTTGTAAGAATACAGTGAGTGGGGAGATGCATTTAATAGTTACGGTGCATCGGGTACTTTGATGATTATATACCATGCTTATACATCATATTTTAGGAGATGCTTTGCTTAATTAGGATGTATTAGATATTTTGATACTTATATCTTGGATGAATGCATCATAAGTAGGGGGATACTTTATTTGATTAGGATATATCATGTACTTTGATACTTATATCTTAGATGAATGTATTGTACATAGGAAGATAATTTGCCCAATTAAGATACATTAGCCAGTTTGATGCTTTTATCTTAGGTGCATGCAGTGAATGCATGCTAATACTTTGCTCAATTAGAATATatcaaatgattaaatatttatatcataggAGGATGCATCATGCATGAGAAAATTCCTTGATTGATAAAGATGCATCCTACatgagaaaataattttcttaattaGAATATATCATCTACTTTAATACTAATTTTCAAGGAAGGTTACTGGAAGTCTTTTTTATGATCAACTTAAAAAAACCTAAATGATTTAAGATAATTGATGAAGGTGTGGATTAATATAGAAGGGTGAGAGTTGACTAGCTATTGAGTATCATTGCTAAATCTTATGATGTAGCCAATTAGAGACTCAACTTTGCCTTATCGGATGATTAATAGGGTTATCATCCGATAACCCTATTTGGATATTAAATACTAGTACAGTAGAGATCAAACTCTTTTGCTAACTATttgaatgataatataatatgagGGAGAGTAGAGTATTACTCCCAAGTGTTTTACCCGAAAGTAGTAGGTTAAATCACCAACATGACCACATTAGAAGTGGTGTATAGGATCACTTAGCATCCTAAAAGTGACCACACGCTCAACAACAGGATTGCCACTTCCATCAAAAGTCTTAGGGTTTGAAGAATAAAAGTTGAAAGGAATGAACTCATCTTGTATCAATTTGGAGATTTGCTTAATCAAATTCTTTCTCGAGTTATATCTTATATCTCATGTTATCAaggatatattaattttttttaattatttatgcaAGACATAATTCATCTCATTAATAGTGTATCATAGATTCAGGCTAAATTGATTGTGACTGAGGCATATTGTTAATCTCATTAGGATGCATATGTGGTATCAGATTGATTATCGATACAACCATCATGGAGTTTCTAGTAACACTAAATAGTTGATGGACATTAGGTTTTGTACTACTACTAGCTATATTAATAGTAGAAGAAGAACAAGGATAGTCTATATTATATCTCGAATTAGACCTATTGAgtaagttaaagaaaaatcttaataagtttgacTATGGGTTGAATTTTCTAATAGGAGAGTCTAAGGTTGTTAGAGAGATAATAATTATGGGGTAGAGTTTAAGTTGATTTAAATGCTCCCATGGTTGAGAAGATTTCTCAATAGGAGGAGAGTCTAAGGTTATTAAAGAGATGATGattgtaaaactgagtttaagttGATTTAAATACTCCCACAGGAAAAATACTCCTTATCCAAGGTTAGTCACTATGTTAAAAGTTGAGGAAGAAGTATCATTCTCGAGATATCCTCGAGGGGTTCGAGATTTtaatttttcataatattttctttACTCTCTCATTCGAGAGTCAATTTATTATGTCAATTTTGATCATCAACTCGACATTATGATTTGACTTAGtcttttttctaattttatcatATTTAGAATTGAATAGAAAATTATTTTAGTGTGATATGGAAAAGAGATAATAGAAGGTGTCTATTCAAGAAGCTTTAACATGAACCCTTGAGGCCACTTGGTTAGATGCAAGATTTTATCATGTCCAACAAGGGAGGGTATTCCTAGCATGGCTCCTTTAATGCTTAAGTCGTTGTTTATTCATATTATGTGAAAAAGACCCATGGATGGTTTGAGAGTTTAGAATGAATTCTGAATATTTGAAAAGATATTATACTTAAAGAAGCTGTCTTATATtgaatttattttataattattcgtgattaagaaaaaaaataagtactttaataaaaaaaatatttactttatatgttatattgataTAACATGTCTAATTATGATATCATCATTTTTGGGTTGACTAGGCtttaataataaattttgaaTGATTATAGATAATTATCATTCTAGTTTAGATGAAAAACTAAGAATAGAAATAGTGATGCAAAGATCAGACAAGTGCAAATAGAACATGTTGGTTGGAATTATTCAAGTGCAAAAATATAGAGAGGAAAGTGATAAGGAAATAAATCTATCTCACTTAGTCTCTTGAATCCTACCTGAGATTAAACTTAGCATGTGACAAACCTTTCAGAGGTCgtcgttgttaggatcgagagcactaagagggggggggggtgaattagtgcagcagaaatctttcagcgattaaaaacgaaagctgcgttcgttcgataagaacTATTTCGatacaaaagccgattctaagattacttttgattaagtgtagtttacgtctaaacacagtttgcgtctaagcgcagtttacgcagtttgcgtctaaatgcagtttgcgtctaagcgcagtttacgcagtttgcgtctaaatgcagtttgcgtctaagcgcagtttacgcagtttgcgtctaaatgtagtttgcgtctaaatgcagtttgcatctaaatgcagattgcgtctaagcgcagtttgcgtctaagctcagattgtgtctaagcgcagtttgcgtctgagcgcagtttgcgtctaagtgcagattgcgtctaagcgcagtttgcagttatgaatggagtcaaaacgtaaacgtaaactgtaaagaaactcgtttgtaaaagcgcagaagacagtttgcagttataaatagaatcaaaacataaatgtaaattgcaatgtaaagaccgtacgaaaacaccgatttacatctgaatgcagattcggaaagatcagaacttagaaacttgttcgtaaaagcgcagagagcagtagctatgtaggaggtttgcagtaatgataaagtgctcaaaataaacgcaaaccagagatttagagtggttcggtcagtcttgacctactccacttttggcttcctccaccgacgaggttaccaacgtcaactagaggccttccttcaataggcgaaggccaactgcccttttacagtttcactccttttgacgggctcaggagacaacccttacagaacctttctctcctccctttacaactcaagacttgaagaacagaaggaggagaacttttggactttacacaaatttgagctcttagaatcacagaaaagatcaagaattcggtgtaggtctgtatcttttcagtgctgaatgggtggggtatttataggccccaacccaattcaaatttggagctcaaaacgatcaaatcccggaattccgggatcaggcggttgcacctcctgactggagaggttgcaccgcctggcagagctcgaagactgagcctctgggcggtgctacctctgtcaggggcggttgcacctctcttccagagctcgaagaccgagctcaggcggtgccacctctctgtcagggaggttgcaccgcccagtctagctcgaagactgagctcaagcggtgccacctcctggctggggtggttgcaccacccagtctcgctgggagacttagcccaggcgatgccacctcctggcctaggcggttgcacctcctggtgcaatcagggttcgaatggttagctccattcggcccaatttcagtctttcaggggcccaatttccccaagattaagctaatgggatcacctcccattttccaacttaatcaatgtgctaactacgattagatctaagacaatttctgcagctttgcttcggtgcgtcaatcgcttcttccggcgagtttccggcgaacttccgtcgatcattcgatgaaccctcggtgatgctcctgcggacttccagcaaactcctggactttgcgatgatccacttggcgagttccgacgagcttcgtttggcaagcttctggacttctcggatctgttctcgcagaacctccgacgaccgtctgaacttccgtcgaactctcgaactcccaacgtgatcatgaacttgactccggcgcaactcctgttgcttgtctatcttccatcgtagttaatcctgcacactcaaaacaaaaacttcgatcgagacaattaatcataagcaattaaccaagttgtccggcatgtcattggtccctcgacgcttcgtccgattcttcggcgcatcgtcctttcctgcagcctattgcccaatcggccagttgactccgcaactccgatatccttggcacaatacccgctcttcttggcccgatgcccgagtccacggtccgaagccttctgtcgatacgtcgaccgatccaccggcccgacgtccaatcttctgacacgttcctccggcacaacatgatgttcctgctttaattgtctcatcctgatcgaagcaccctgcgtcactcaaaacgcagattaaatcataaacatatatcaagtagtttcatcatcaaaatacgagattcaacaatctccccctttttgatgatgacaactacttgatgacggagttaaacttaactcccggagtttaaacaaactccccctatcaatatgccttattgatagaaactcttagattcaaaaatctaaggaaCATGTCataataaacggagttaaccttaactcccagagtttaaacaaactccccctatcaatatgtcatattgatagaaactcttagattcaaaaatctaagcaacatgtcatcataaacggggttaaccttaactcccagagtttaaacaaactccccctatcaatatgccatattgatagaaactcttggattcaaaaatccaagcaacatgtcatcataaacttatgcataacatgttatgtcatcaacatacttctccccctttgtcatcaacaaaaaggagaggtaccacaatcaagtatttgtgatataagtttaactcattgtatgaaaaacataatatcaagttttatcatcatacagtttgaagccagaaaatttagcaaatgttacatcatgcttagaacattcaagctatcaagttttagatatgcaagttttacggcatacaagatagcacatgcaagctagcaatgttacaacattttagaacttgcaagctagcagtttagagatgttcaagaaggcaactcttgcttcttgaaatatgcaagttgcaagctagcaaatttttgcttcctttgcagtgttagcttttgatatcgtaacgcaaccatttcaagtgtttatcaattgtagcatttcatcatatggtatgaTATCgatatgtaaagctgtgaagcaagattttgatatcatttcatgatgtacacatttcgaatattttagcaagtgtagcattgcatcacatggtaagatatcagttcgtacgatgcaaatttttgtttgatatcttgatacagggcatatggcaatcatatatttcttggtgatgcaagtatggcctaatcatagcatcagtgatagcaaccatatcaacatcattaatagcaaccatatcattatcagtgatagcaggtatggcctaatcataacatcagtaatagcaaccatatcaattcatatttttctccccctttgtcatcaacaacaaggagaacgatataagcaaattttaaatataagtgcgatgccataagttggttcatgtcattttccaacagtgagtgatgataccagtaatgcaaacatctcgaggaaaacatgacatggagatagcttttattgcttcttcctttttatttgttatctttttacatgaaggaggaaagccatatgtgaagttcaaatcgataagatattaaagcacacttcatttttgcaaggattaagatatgtaagtgagtcaaatccttgtatataaaaatatcatccttttataagagggaatcatcaaatatgtttctcgaaaaatatttttcacatgataagtgcatttgctagatgattccatatgtcaaaaatcaatgatgtgaattaaactagatatgacatatgcttgttaagttcggaagaggataatgtatcaagaaaattcgaaaataaaatttgacactttcatacattcggacagggttttactagagatattcaattacaatcatgaaggtaaaacatgcttattatcatggaaatttttgtattcaagcacataattttcaacatgtaatcatggcaagtaattgtgtaaaatcattatggcaatcaagtgatttgatcatttaatcaaaaaagtccgaaaaataattttaacacgtttaatcattcggacatatttttgccatagtttttcaaatataatcatgaagataaggcatgctcatcatcatggtagtatgatagcaagtttaccatatacaagctagtaaaaaaattttacattttaaggcccgcaagctagcaattttgagatgttcaagaaagcgactcttgcttcttgaaatataagttttgctagatgtgcaagttaactttttgcttcttgagataggcaagatagcatttcttggtgatgttcaatatagctaagttctacatcatgcaagctagtgaattatataacattttagaacatgcataatcaccaaagcatcataaattttaatgatgtgcaaaattacaaattttgcatgattgcatttgtgtgtcttgagatttgcaagatagcacttcttggtgatgttcaagatagcaatttcttctcttttgagaagtgcaatttttgctttcttcttgaattgtgcaagctagctatctcctcttttgtcattgtcaaaaagaagggaaaaaccctttacatcaatttttaaatcatgacaaaggttagtatcaatctcatttgtgcatcattatatttttaaattaaaacatgcacattttcaaaacatataaactcattattatatgcatgattccaaattataaatatttcaaatcatcatggtattaatttgtcacattgcatcctaccatgcatgatcgaaacttctcatttgcatacatcaaaataaattcatgaatatctcatgcattcatatcatcacttgaggaatattgaaaagaaataattgggtgatgagataaatatttcaagaatacaaagaattgtataaaaatcatatcatgaatacaaggaatacaagtcacaatcattcaagagaaaaatcattattcattttcaattcattcaatttgataaatcaagatcatgattttgataaaactcatttcaaatttaaatcatcaaaatcatttttatagctcacaaaatttataacataaatagattcatgatttcattgataatatattttccccctttttaagtgtttcattttaagtggtcgatttcatgttagcatcccttttcatttatgaaaacatgcatcaattttttaaagccactattattatcatgaaaatcgataatcaagaatcatcataatttcaaaaaaatatatactcattaatcataacttcaaattgaacatgatttcatatactcaaaatcgagaaataacaatggaaatcaacatgatacacattattacttctcaaccacatatagcatgattccataccgtatttttaatcaaaatcattttgtttatcataaacatgcaattttcatgattattttcaaaattactagaatgataagcatgattcctaattgtttgtattttcattataaaattattaaacatgcaattttcaagaaaattaaataaaaaagaaaaatgctttatgaaaagcatcatgtaatttcaaagtaaattaaaggcattttgattacctcggcgtcgaaaggcgtaaaggcgtagtttgccacctcgcctttgttgattttctccttgtcttcggaggagcttgattcatcccaatttttgttcttcttcttgtgttcaaagcaagtagttcccttctttttactttttaatttgtgtttcatttgttgtttaagttcaccatcacttgagcttatgttcgagtggtcttcaaatgttctatgtcccaaatccttcctgttctttggaaggtggttctcaagttgttcacgtgcattgcacgtcatttcatatgtgatcaatgaaccaattagttcttcaagtggaaattggttcaagttttttgattcttgaatagcagttacttttgaatcccaagttttagaaagtgagcgcaaaactttgttaacgagttcaaagtccgaaaagcttttaccaagtgattttaaaccattgacgacatccgtaaaacgggtgtacatgtcaacaacggtttcgcttggtttcatatgaaaaagctcgaaatcatgcagtaaaatattaactttcgagtctttgactctactagttccctcgtgcgtgatttcaagagtgcgccaaatatcgaaagccgtttcgcacaaagaaacccgattgaactcatttttgtccaaagcgcaaaataaggcattcatagcctttgcgtttaaagaaaaatacttcttctctaaatccgaccattcgttcatcggtttagagggaagttgaaaaccgttttcaacgatattccataaatccagatttagagaaattaagaaaactcttattcgagttttccaataagtgtactccaattcgttaaagaacggtggataaaagaccgaaaagccctcttgaagagccatttctctcgggtgtaaatccgaaatgagaaataccccgctctgataccaattgttatgatcgagagcactaagaggggggggggggggggggggggggtgaattagtgcagcggaaatctttcagcgattaaaaacgaaagctgcgttcgttcgataagaactgtttcgatgcaaaagccgattctaagattacttttgattaagtgcagtttacgtctaaacacagtttacgtctaagcacagtttacgcagtttgcgtctaaatgcagttt includes the following:
- the LOC103999722 gene encoding zinc finger CCCH domain-containing protein 53 isoform X3, with translation MDVYEATRVVLARIQSLDAVNAAKIMGYILIQEHGDKEMIRLAFGPEALLHSVVLKARKELGLAAPAPPPSSSSSSATSPAAGGVASPSPFGLLARQNSSSRFSTNLVSSPTSFAPPPVFSRAGRANGALNGSLEELQASEELLSPGSPSPSPFFNGCGTAGDSLVDEFHLQDQLSFLHDQAPCHSLPIGPRSVAAGGGGDLFSPDIGSHSPSGSGDGLLFPYRMGWGVNGNHHRRSWSAADLPLRSDAIAAAGFSWKPCLYFARGYCKDGTACRFLHDLPDETVAAVAAGARMDAAVEQQCQELLLRSKSQRIGGGGASQLTASAFPYSPLGSLPSSPSSTSKCLDFLLQQQPSDSPRAAAAAAAAALMRTRMERGDFAGMANPGSRQIYLTFPADSTFTEEDVSNYFSIYGPVQDVRIPFQQKRMFGFVTFVYPETVKLILAKGNPHFVCDARVLVKPYKEKGKVPDKCRKPQQQQTERGDFAACTTPTGLESRDQFDLQQLARMLYNSGSSSQELLLRRKLEEQQQALELQQAIELHARRLMNLQLLDLKNRTLCSSAPASVNSPTIKAAPAITIPTADTPSSSGGSSSSSQEQSPTGVQKMNSCNGFREHKTVNSADKKESGDEANPNKDGDIHESAEHNLPDSPFASPKKSSIVPDPFSVPEMEMAAATAASVNDSSSSNTYLIASTLPPSSSTLDMASHKSCFFQMPRVSSTHGAIGM
- the LOC103999722 gene encoding zinc finger CCCH domain-containing protein 53 isoform X1 translates to MDVYEATRVVLARIQSLDAVNAAKIMGYILIQEHGDKEMIRLAFGPEALLHSVVLKARKELGLAAPAPPPSSSSSSATSPAAGGVASPSPFGLLARQNSSSRFSTNLVSSPTSFAPPPVFSRAGRANGALNGSLEELQASEELLSPGSPSPSPFFNGCGTAGDSLVDEFHLQDQLSFLHDQAPCHSLPIGPRSVAAGGGGDLFSPDIGSHSPSGSGDGLLFPYRMGWGVNGNHHRRSWSAADLPLRSDAIAAAGFSWKPCLYFARGYCKDGTACRFLHDLPDETVAAVAAGARMDAAVEQQCQELLLRSKSQRIGGGGASQLTASAFPYSPLGSLPSSPSSTSKCLDFLLQQQPSDSPRAAAAAAAAALMRTRMERGDFAGMANPGSRQIYLTFPADSTFTEEDVSNYFSIYGPVQDVRIPFQQKRMFGFVTFVYPETVKLILAKGNPHFVCDARVLVKPYKEKGKVPDKCRKPQQQQTERGDFAACTTPTGLESRDQFDLQQLAAARMLYNSGSSSQELLLRRKLEEQQQALELQQAIELHARRLMNLQLLDLKNRTLCSSAPASVNSPTIKAAPAITIPTADTPSSSGGSSSSSQEQSPTGVQKMNSCNGFREHKTVNSADKKESGDEANPNKDGDIHESAEHNLPDSPFASPKKSSIVPDPFSVPEMEMAAATAASVNDSSSSNTYLIASTLPPSSSTLDMASHKSCFFQMPRVSSTHGAIGM